Proteins encoded by one window of Danaus plexippus chromosome Z, MEX_DaPlex, whole genome shotgun sequence:
- the LOC116777214 gene encoding transmembrane emp24 domain-containing protein 2: protein MFYSGKLLWIVSLYLSTLLSLTNCYTITVDAHAEECFFENVEADTKIGLTFEIAEGGFLDIDVKITGPNGEVIYRGDRETSGMYTFSATTSGRYTYCFSNQMSTMTPKVVMFNLEVGDAPNKNTGEKEEEANHNKLEDMIKELSTTLKTVKHEQEYMQVRDRIHREINESTNSRVVMWSIFEASVLLVMTLGQVYYLKRFFEVQRVV from the exons atgttttattctggTAAATTACTATGGATCGTTTCATTATATCTTTCCACATTATTATCCCTAACAAACTGCTACACGATTACGGTGGATGCACACGCCGAAGAATGCTTTTTCGAAAATGTTGAGGCCGATACTAAAATCG GATTAACATTCGAAATCGCTGAAGGTGGTTTCCTAGATATAGACGTAAAGATCACAGGACCGAATGGAGAGGTGATATACCGTGGGGACAGGGAGACTTCCGGCATGTACACATTCTCAGCAACCACTTCAGGCAGATATACTTACTGTTTCAGCAACCAAATGTCTACTATGACTCCAAAG GTTGTGATGTTTAACCTGGAGGTAGGCGATGCCCCAAATAAAAACACTGGAGAAAAAGAGGAGGAAGCTAACCACAATAAGTTGGAGGACATGATTAAAGAGTTGAGCACTACCTTGAAGACTGTCAAACATGAACAAGAATATATGCAG GTTCGTGATCGCATCCACAGAGAAATCAATGAGAGCACAAACTCCCGTGTGGTCATGTGGTCTATTTTCGAGGCTTCAGTATTACTTGTGATGACCCTCGGACAAGTCTACTACCTCAAGAGGTTCTTTGAAGTTCAAAGGGTCGTCTAA
- the LOC116778047 gene encoding retinol-binding protein pinta-like, with the protein MAFLEGPSPKQEEFIKQELGEGPGDLERGLRDLHSMCAANPYLPQPEALDTNLLKTFLRGCRMDFERARKKLETFCYSRSRYRDLFEHRSLNEPPLNDVCKFLDIVPLPKLTDEGLRVTIFRVRPNYPESSSDILAAVRAVLLICDVRLRDETLIAGDVFIWEATHVRASIAARVAAAAGAVRRSIQLAQAAYPQRMRRIHVVGAPALVASSLNLMRACVNEKVRKRYYLHDKTEELLEHIPARVLPVEWGGEEESIEVLNRKWRRRVDEMRDYLRDLSELCDVTPDTLYDNDIYGAVGSFRKLDID; encoded by the exons ATGGCGTTTCTCGAAGGTCCTTCTCCAAAGCAGGAGGAATTTATTAAACAGGAACTCGGTGAAGGTCCTGGGGATTTAGAAAGAGGTTTGAGGGACCTACACAGCATGTGCGCAGCCAACCCTTATCTGCCCCAACCCGAAGCCTTag ACACGAATCTATTGAAAACATTCCTACGGGGCTGTCGCATGGACTTTGAAAGAGCGCGAAAAAAGTTAGAAACTTTTTGCTACTCGCGCTCAAGATACAGAGACCTTTTCGAGCATCGTTCACTGAATGAACCACCATTGAATGACGTTTGCAAATTCTT agaTATAGTGCCTCTTCCAAAACTTACGGACGAGGGTTTGAGAGTCACAATATTCAGGGTTCGTCCAAACTACCCTGAAAGTTCTTCTGATATACTGGCTGCTGTAAGAGCCGTATTGCTCATATGTGATGTGAGATTAAGAGACGAGACGCTAATAGCTGGAGACGTATTCATTTGGGAG GCTACCCACGTGCGCGCGTCTATTGCTGCCCGCGTGGCCGCCGCAGCAGGAGCGGTCCGCCGCAGTATACAGCTAGCGCAGGCCGCGTACCCGCAGAGAATGCGCCGCATTCACGTTGTCGGCGCGCCCGCACTCGTCGCCTCCTCACTCAACCTCATGAGAGCATGTGTCAACGAGAAAGTTAGGAAACGA TATTATCTACACGACAAGACAGAGGAGCTTCTAGAGCACATCCCAGCAAGAGTATTGCCAGTTGAATGGGGAGGCGAAGAGGAATCGATTGAGGTGTTAAATAGGAAATGGAGACGCCGCGTCGATGAAATGCGCGACTATCTTAGAGACCTCAGCGAGCTGTGTGACGTCACCCCGGACACGCTCTACGACAACGACATCTATGGCGCAGTAGGATCGTTCAGGAAACTGGACATTGATTAG